A region from the Candidatus Hydrogenedentota bacterium genome encodes:
- the flgC gene encoding flagellar basal body rod protein FlgC, with protein MLEQVSAREIAVSGLRAQRLRMNIIANNIANAMTTRTPDGGAFRRQMVLLRGEELHSGAGLERAGVQVKRVVRDTAPLRQVFQPDHPDADASGYVSYPNVNLATEMVDLISAQRAYEANIAVLVTGTRMQERALDIISA; from the coding sequence ATGCTGGAACAGGTCTCTGCGCGGGAAATCGCGGTGAGCGGTCTGCGCGCGCAACGGCTTCGCATGAATATCATCGCGAACAACATCGCCAACGCGATGACAACGCGCACTCCGGATGGCGGGGCGTTCCGGCGTCAGATGGTGTTGTTGCGAGGCGAGGAACTTCATTCGGGCGCTGGGCTGGAGCGCGCGGGCGTGCAGGTCAAACGAGTGGTGCGGGATACCGCGCCGTTGCGCCAGGTGTTTCAGCCGGACCACCCTGACGCCGACGCAAGCGGATATGTGAGTTATCCCAACGTAAATTTAGCGACGGAAATGGTAGACTTGATATCGGCGCAACGCGCATATGAGGCGAATATTGCGGTGCTTGTCACCGGGACGCGTATGCAAGAGCGTGCGCTCGACATCATTTCGGCATAG
- the flgB gene encoding flagellar basal body rod protein FlgB translates to MQVFSGVDTERLLVAGLKVSATNHRVLANNITNADTPRFTPTELDFQTTLRRTLEGQDHVDLRTTQARHLDHRSTRPKFEGLAFLSKNDYNAVDLDDQLAKLAENRGRYVTYAALLTKRYRSYRTMLDSLR, encoded by the coding sequence GTGCAGGTTTTTTCCGGAGTGGACACGGAACGGCTGTTGGTCGCCGGACTGAAAGTGAGTGCCACCAATCACCGGGTCCTCGCGAACAACATCACCAACGCCGATACACCACGTTTTACGCCAACGGAGCTGGACTTCCAGACGACGTTGCGCCGGACACTCGAGGGCCAGGACCACGTCGACCTCCGCACGACCCAGGCCCGGCACCTCGACCACCGGTCCACCAGGCCAAAATTCGAAGGTCTTGCATTTTTGTCAAAAAATGACTACAATGCAGTCGACTTGGATGACCAATTGGCGAAGCTGGCGGAAAACAGGGGACGCTATGTAACTTATGCGGCCCTCTTGACTAAGCGTTATCGGTCATACCGGACCATGCTCGACAGCTTGCGTTAA
- a CDS encoding D-alanyl-D-alanine carboxypeptidase, producing the protein MMRRGGRRASCAGSTFLLAVWFAGALAAQDLPESHICIEASTGAVLYEQNADLSRPPASMVKLMMLLLASEGLDAELWREDAPIAISAHAQHMGGTQVYVESGQTWPLNHLMQAVAVASANDAAMAVAEGLWGSEEAYLEAANRRAAELGMTNTEYHSVHGLPPDPGTPIDRTTARDMSVLARECVKHPRLLAWTQRKEFEFRPGQALCYNTNKMLWCMPECDGLKTGFIRASGYCVTATAVRGDTRLIVVVMGSPRFGERFETARTLLETGFSQVQRVKVAGAGQPVRRTVKVAHGKKPEAALHAGDDIWVLVPPGRAGQLRVVVDVPESVEAPVKAGDVAGELWVELDEKPLGNTLLFVTEAVPVDLWSLVTAGGSM; encoded by the coding sequence ATGATGCGGCGCGGCGGCCGGAGAGCGTCCTGCGCCGGGAGCACCTTTCTCCTGGCGGTCTGGTTCGCCGGCGCTTTGGCGGCCCAAGATCTGCCCGAGAGCCACATCTGCATCGAAGCCTCGACCGGCGCCGTCCTCTATGAGCAGAACGCGGACCTGAGCCGGCCTCCGGCGAGCATGGTGAAACTCATGATGCTGTTGCTCGCCTCGGAAGGGCTTGATGCCGAGCTCTGGCGTGAAGATGCGCCCATTGCCATCTCGGCACATGCGCAGCATATGGGGGGCACGCAGGTGTATGTCGAGTCGGGCCAGACATGGCCGCTGAACCACCTGATGCAGGCGGTGGCCGTGGCCTCCGCGAACGATGCGGCCATGGCCGTGGCGGAGGGACTCTGGGGCAGCGAGGAAGCCTACCTGGAAGCGGCCAACCGGCGCGCGGCCGAACTGGGCATGACCAACACGGAGTACCACAGTGTCCACGGTCTTCCGCCCGACCCGGGCACGCCCATCGACCGCACCACGGCGCGCGACATGTCGGTCTTGGCCCGCGAATGCGTCAAGCACCCGCGCCTGTTGGCTTGGACGCAGAGGAAGGAGTTCGAGTTTCGTCCCGGTCAGGCGCTGTGTTATAACACTAATAAAATGCTGTGGTGCATGCCCGAGTGCGACGGCTTGAAGACCGGCTTCATCCGGGCCTCGGGTTACTGCGTTACGGCGACTGCCGTGCGCGGCGATACACGGCTCATCGTGGTGGTAATGGGCTCGCCCCGCTTCGGCGAGCGTTTCGAGACGGCCAGGACGCTGCTGGAAACGGGGTTCAGCCAGGTGCAGCGGGTCAAGGTTGCGGGCGCGGGCCAGCCGGTTCGGCGCACGGTCAAGGTCGCTCATGGAAAGAAACCCGAAGCCGCGCTCCACGCAGGCGACGACATCTGGGTCCTCGTGCCGCCCGGCCGTGCGGGCCAGTTGCGCGTCGTCGTGGACGTCCCCGAGTCTGTCGAGGCGCCCGTTAAGGCGGGTGATGTGGCGGGTGAGCTCTGGGTCGAACTGGACGAGAAGCCCCTCGGCAACACCCTGCTATTCGTGACCGAGGCTGTGCCGGTCGACCTGTGGTCCCTTGTGACCGCGGGCGGGAGCATGTGA
- a CDS encoding PAS domain S-box protein — MPNRKLQTRRELPLYLIAILIGMGGVLFSRQLNDAALRLAVVILSVAVPLFATGNMLARPSLGRLQRMMLLAGAVMLISGAGFSMSGLPDSLIEGEMMSAEVANISRLLGLLSLCLGLVVVLYSVVRTGEDIEELGDRFWLLAEQMNEGLLLSSADGHIVLANRRLLDIFDVKAEEDIIGQRTTALARELNMDPVLQHFERRAEGLASEYEATCTIRGEERRLAISGNPIFNRQGRHTGTIGLVRDITDQYRLAQRLERYNMGLKQLVEEQTHKLLQSEERFRQLLVTMNEGFLTLNASYRIRFANDRMCEMLRLPSENVLGREVFDFLDTSGRVVLLNLLAQSASQARGELRREVNFVTSEGTTVPAVVAVSYIGDAAAEESRHSLVVTSVAEQKRMQQQLEVRARELEMANEELRLHDRAKDTFLSNVSHELRTPLSTIQGYLDMFESGGLGKLEGTQETAVKVMRRNVERLVGQINEIIEFSRMEIRGVQLTMNLFSPARLIHECVASAQPHALPKDLSLNVFADEHIGPIWADRDKIGQVLGILLNNAVKFSNSGGLIQVRLEKRGPHDIVLAVSDTGIGISPAHHHRVFMKFFQVDASRSRRYGGTGIGLSIAKSIVDAHGGVIELQSASGEGSTFTVVLPNALFDASFDPNEHRGAEGLCVLVIAAGYAFPETLKTVLRNAGYRVTLIENVFEGTRVAAETRPDAIVFVDSPQVEPGDAVLTALREQVATAQTPIIVCSDVDAQRVKEICDTHSDIHFLSKPFSARTLLAYVRHACFGEMLPPAPGRAPVREGRGVPFVLVVDSDPSLLEWVETALHQRGIPCCCAPDWRRGLELAAEEAPDVIFVDAELPEDELQEELAAFQNDIVLRSTPVYAFTGLSGFPPGIDGVKGTLRKPFNIEHLMEIIGTVARRVVPQRPQA, encoded by the coding sequence ATGCCTAACCGCAAACTGCAAACAAGACGCGAACTGCCGCTATACCTTATAGCCATCCTCATCGGCATGGGCGGTGTTCTGTTCTCACGGCAGTTGAACGATGCGGCATTGCGGCTCGCGGTCGTCATCCTGTCCGTTGCGGTGCCCTTGTTCGCGACCGGCAACATGCTGGCGCGCCCCAGCCTGGGCCGCCTCCAGCGAATGATGTTGCTGGCCGGGGCGGTAATGCTGATCAGCGGGGCGGGATTCAGCATGTCGGGCCTGCCCGATTCTCTTATAGAAGGCGAAATGATGTCGGCGGAAGTGGCGAATATTTCCCGGCTTCTTGGCCTGTTGAGCCTGTGCCTGGGCTTGGTCGTGGTGCTGTACTCCGTCGTGCGGACGGGTGAAGACATCGAGGAACTCGGCGACCGGTTCTGGCTGCTCGCGGAGCAAATGAACGAAGGTCTGCTGCTGTCGTCGGCTGATGGGCATATCGTTCTGGCGAATCGCCGCCTGCTCGACATTTTCGACGTGAAAGCAGAAGAAGACATTATTGGGCAGCGCACGACGGCGCTGGCGCGGGAACTGAATATGGACCCGGTGTTGCAGCATTTCGAACGGCGCGCCGAGGGGTTGGCCAGCGAATACGAAGCCACGTGCACCATCCGGGGCGAGGAGCGCCGGCTTGCGATCAGCGGCAACCCGATTTTCAACCGGCAGGGCCGTCACACCGGCACGATTGGCCTGGTCCGCGATATCACGGATCAGTACCGGCTGGCACAGCGGCTGGAACGGTACAACATGGGATTGAAACAGCTTGTCGAGGAGCAGACTCACAAGCTGCTGCAGTCCGAGGAGCGGTTCCGGCAACTTCTCGTGACGATGAACGAGGGGTTCCTCACGCTCAATGCCAGCTACCGAATCCGCTTCGCGAACGACCGCATGTGCGAGATGCTTCGCCTGCCCTCGGAGAATGTGTTGGGCCGCGAAGTGTTCGACTTCCTGGATACGTCTGGCCGCGTGGTTCTGCTCAACCTGCTGGCGCAAAGCGCGAGTCAGGCACGGGGCGAACTGCGGCGCGAAGTGAATTTCGTGACTAGCGAGGGGACCACGGTGCCGGCCGTGGTGGCCGTCTCGTACATCGGCGATGCCGCTGCCGAGGAATCGCGGCATTCGCTGGTGGTGACGAGCGTGGCCGAACAAAAGCGGATGCAGCAGCAACTCGAGGTGCGCGCCCGCGAACTCGAAATGGCCAATGAAGAGTTGCGTCTGCATGACCGGGCGAAGGACACTTTCCTGTCCAACGTGAGTCACGAACTGCGCACGCCCCTCAGCACGATTCAGGGCTATCTCGACATGTTCGAATCGGGCGGCCTCGGAAAGCTGGAGGGCACACAAGAAACCGCGGTAAAGGTGATGCGCCGCAATGTCGAACGGCTCGTCGGGCAGATTAATGAGATCATCGAGTTCAGCCGGATGGAAATCCGGGGCGTGCAACTGACCATGAACCTGTTTTCGCCCGCACGGCTGATTCACGAGTGCGTAGCGTCCGCGCAGCCTCACGCCCTGCCCAAGGACCTGAGTCTCAACGTCTTCGCTGATGAACATATCGGCCCGATCTGGGCCGACCGCGACAAGATCGGCCAGGTGCTCGGCATCCTTCTGAACAACGCCGTGAAATTTTCGAATTCCGGCGGACTGATCCAGGTGCGCCTGGAAAAGCGGGGGCCGCATGATATCGTTCTTGCCGTATCGGACACGGGTATCGGCATCAGCCCGGCGCATCATCACCGGGTCTTTATGAAGTTCTTTCAGGTCGACGCCTCCCGTTCGCGACGGTACGGCGGCACGGGTATCGGGTTATCCATTGCCAAGAGTATTGTCGATGCGCACGGAGGCGTGATCGAATTACAGAGCGCGTCCGGCGAAGGGAGTACGTTCACCGTCGTGCTGCCGAACGCTCTCTTCGACGCGTCCTTCGACCCAAACGAGCACAGGGGCGCGGAAGGGCTGTGTGTTCTCGTGATTGCGGCGGGCTACGCCTTTCCGGAGACGCTCAAGACTGTCCTGCGCAACGCGGGTTATCGGGTCACGCTTATCGAAAACGTGTTTGAAGGCACGCGCGTCGCCGCGGAAACGCGGCCTGACGCAATCGTGTTCGTGGATTCGCCGCAGGTCGAGCCGGGCGACGCCGTGCTCACGGCGCTGCGCGAGCAGGTGGCCACGGCGCAAACGCCGATCATAGTCTGTTCCGATGTGGACGCCCAGCGCGTGAAGGAGATCTGCGACACCCATTCGGATATCCATTTCTTGTCCAAGCCGTTCAGCGCGCGCACGCTGCTGGCCTATGTCCGGCACGCGTGCTTCGGTGAAATGCTGCCGCCTGCGCCCGGCCGAGCGCCCGTCAGGGAAGGGCGCGGCGTACCCTTTGTGCTCGTAGTGGATTCCGACCCGAGCCTTCTGGAATGGGTCGAGACCGCATTGCATCAGCGCGGCATACCCTGCTGCTGCGCGCCGGACTGGCGGCGCGGCCTGGAACTGGCCGCGGAGGAGGCCCCGGATGTGATATTTGTAGATGCGGAATTGCCCGAAGACGAGTTGCAGGAAGAACTGGCGGCGTTTCAGAACGATATTGTGCTGCGCTCCACCCCGGTTTATGCGTTCACCGGCCTGTCGGGTTTCCCGCCCGGTATCGACGGCGTGAAGGGCACCCTGCGCAAGCCTTTCAACATTGAGCACTTGATGGAAATCATCGGAACAGTCGCGCGCCGTGTCGTGCCGCAAAGACCGCAGGCATGA
- the rnhA gene encoding ribonuclease HI, which translates to MSKQAECVIIYTDGGCQPNPGAGGWAAVLQYKGRTRELSGGEPHTTNNRMELTAVIEALAALKRSCKVVVHTDSEYVKRGVTEWLPAWKRRGWRRHGGALKNEELWRRLDDLGARHEIEWKWVPGHAGVALNERCDELASAMIAAQRERKQLD; encoded by the coding sequence GTGAGTAAGCAGGCGGAATGTGTGATAATCTATACGGACGGCGGCTGTCAGCCGAACCCGGGCGCCGGCGGCTGGGCGGCTGTCCTCCAATACAAGGGGCGAACCCGAGAGCTTTCGGGCGGCGAGCCGCACACGACGAACAATCGTATGGAACTTACAGCCGTAATTGAAGCTCTCGCCGCGCTGAAGCGTTCGTGCAAGGTGGTGGTCCACACGGATTCGGAGTACGTGAAGCGCGGCGTCACGGAATGGCTGCCTGCCTGGAAACGCCGTGGCTGGCGGCGTCACGGAGGCGCGCTGAAGAACGAGGAACTGTGGCGGCGCCTGGATGACCTCGGCGCGCGGCATGAGATCGAATGGAAATGGGTGCCTGGCCACGCAGGCGTGGCGTTGAACGAAAGGTGCGACGAACTGGCTTCGGCCATGATCGCCGCCCAGCGGGAACGAAAACAGTTGGACTGA
- a CDS encoding ankyrin repeat domain-containing protein, producing MMRTGGYAAVLALASMLCGCGTSLHDAVAAGRLDRAAAMLQRNPRLVESRDRLDKTPLHHVVTFHRPEALELLTAYGADIDARDATGMTPLHVAAMLGRDFEARWLLEHGAEADARDRFGDTPLHTAALFGVGQAMPALAAEQRLFGLRNHGGKTPFELALENGCQRTALLLRRLEREAESGRGGTRE from the coding sequence GTGATGAGAACGGGCGGATACGCCGCTGTCTTGGCGTTGGCCTCAATGCTGTGCGGTTGCGGCACGAGCCTGCACGACGCCGTGGCGGCCGGCCGGCTCGACCGCGCAGCCGCCATGCTGCAACGGAACCCGCGTCTGGTCGAGTCGCGCGACCGCCTGGACAAGACCCCGCTGCACCACGTCGTTACGTTCCACCGCCCCGAGGCGCTGGAACTGTTGACTGCGTACGGGGCGGACATCGACGCCCGTGATGCGACCGGCATGACTCCCCTGCATGTGGCGGCCATGCTCGGCCGGGATTTCGAGGCCCGGTGGTTGCTTGAGCACGGCGCGGAAGCCGATGCCCGGGACCGGTTCGGAGATACGCCGCTGCACACGGCGGCGCTTTTCGGCGTGGGACAGGCCATGCCCGCATTGGCCGCTGAGCAGCGCCTGTTCGGTCTGCGCAACCACGGCGGCAAGACTCCGTTTGAACTGGCTCTGGAAAACGGCTGCCAGCGGACAGCGTTATTGCTGCGCAGGCTTGAGCGCGAGGCCGAGAGCGGGCGGGGCGGCACGCGTGAGTAA
- a CDS encoding substrate-binding domain-containing protein, protein MKGWSLACAVCVTALVLTVLSCSQPPPAERPAAPTQGAAEPAAGPPAEPAARAWKVGMSQCNLGEPWRVQMNADIKKAADEHPELTMIFKDAQNDTLVQLSHIEEFVSQGVDAIIVSPKEAAPLTDPVAKAYQAGIPVIVLDRAVLGDQFTTFIGADNVLIGHAAGKWVAARLLGTGKVVELKGLMTSTPGQDRHSGFRKGIEGTNIEVIFEADMQWLQPNAQREMESALARFPEIGLVYGHNDPGAYGAFLAAQAVGRADEIMFVGIDALPHEGQVYVKQGILDASFEYPTGGREAIETVLKVLAGEEVSKHITLRSRYFTKENIDQGGAWLE, encoded by the coding sequence ATGAAGGGATGGAGTCTTGCGTGTGCGGTCTGCGTGACGGCTCTGGTGTTGACGGTACTCTCCTGTTCTCAGCCGCCTCCCGCTGAAAGGCCCGCCGCCCCGACGCAGGGCGCCGCCGAACCTGCCGCCGGACCGCCCGCCGAACCTGCCGCTCGCGCGTGGAAGGTCGGCATGAGCCAGTGCAATTTGGGTGAGCCGTGGCGTGTGCAGATGAACGCCGACATCAAGAAGGCCGCGGACGAGCACCCCGAATTGACGATGATCTTCAAGGACGCGCAGAACGACACGCTTGTCCAGTTGTCGCACATCGAGGAATTCGTCAGCCAGGGCGTTGACGCGATTATCGTCAGCCCAAAAGAGGCGGCCCCGCTGACCGACCCCGTTGCCAAGGCCTATCAGGCGGGCATCCCGGTGATTGTGCTGGACCGCGCCGTGCTGGGCGACCAGTTCACGACGTTTATCGGCGCGGACAACGTGTTGATCGGCCACGCGGCGGGAAAATGGGTCGCCGCGCGGCTGCTCGGAACCGGCAAGGTCGTCGAACTGAAGGGGTTGATGACCAGCACGCCCGGCCAGGACCGGCACAGCGGCTTTCGCAAGGGCATCGAAGGCACCAACATCGAGGTCATCTTCGAGGCGGACATGCAGTGGCTGCAACCCAACGCGCAGCGGGAGATGGAGTCGGCGCTGGCCCGATTCCCCGAGATCGGCCTCGTCTACGGCCATAACGATCCGGGCGCATACGGCGCCTTCCTCGCCGCACAAGCGGTGGGACGCGCGGACGAGATCATGTTTGTCGGGATAGACGCCCTGCCCCACGAAGGTCAGGTCTACGTCAAGCAGGGCATTCTGGACGCCAGCTTTGAGTATCCCACGGGCGGGCGCGAGGCGATCGAAACCGTCTTGAAAGTGCTCGCCGGAGAGGAAGTGTCCAAGCACATCACGCTGCGCTCGCGCTATTTCACCAAAGAGAATATCGACCAAGGCGGAGCGTGGCTGGAGTGA
- a CDS encoding ABC transporter permease, producing MVFFLVYALVFLAIAYSRLTFKRALLALFLILLIGVFFHGDGAFNKWDTHRDMLRHISRYGILACGMTLVIIGGGIDLAVGSVLGLVAVVSAILCIHKGISPWVAMPLCLALGTTCGAVSGALVARFRVQPFIATLAMMVFARGLAKWVSGGQKISRSVQTHDGFAVLDLPGLYESLNARVLNGNLAVTTIIFLVCVAVSWVLLQHLRVGRYLYAIGGNEDAALLSGVPVTRTKILAYAASGLFAAVAGVCQAAQETQGDPEAGMTYELTAIAIVVIGGTSLMGGRGSMLLTLLGTLTIGYLEKILSINAVGEAGRLMLTGAIIVGAVLLQRNER from the coding sequence ATGGTTTTCTTCCTCGTGTATGCGCTGGTCTTCCTGGCCATCGCCTATTCGCGGCTGACGTTCAAGCGGGCGCTGTTGGCGTTGTTTCTCATACTGCTCATCGGGGTCTTCTTCCACGGAGACGGCGCGTTCAACAAGTGGGACACGCACCGCGACATGCTCCGGCACATCTCGCGTTACGGGATCCTCGCCTGCGGCATGACTCTGGTTATCATCGGCGGCGGCATCGACCTCGCCGTGGGCAGCGTGCTTGGCCTCGTAGCCGTGGTGAGCGCGATCTTGTGTATCCACAAGGGGATATCCCCGTGGGTCGCCATGCCGCTGTGTCTGGCGCTGGGCACTACCTGCGGCGCCGTCTCGGGCGCACTTGTGGCGCGGTTCCGCGTGCAGCCGTTCATCGCAACGCTGGCCATGATGGTATTCGCGCGCGGTCTGGCGAAGTGGGTGTCCGGCGGACAGAAAATTTCGCGCAGCGTCCAGACACACGACGGCTTCGCGGTGCTCGACCTGCCGGGCTTGTATGAATCGCTGAACGCGCGCGTGCTCAACGGCAATCTGGCGGTCACCACCATCATCTTCCTGGTCTGCGTGGCGGTTTCCTGGGTCTTGCTGCAACATCTGCGTGTGGGCCGGTATCTCTACGCTATCGGCGGGAACGAAGACGCGGCCCTATTGTCCGGCGTGCCTGTGACGCGCACCAAAATACTGGCCTATGCGGCGAGCGGTCTGTTCGCGGCGGTGGCAGGCGTCTGTCAGGCCGCCCAGGAGACGCAGGGCGACCCCGAGGCTGGCATGACCTATGAACTGACGGCAATCGCGATCGTAGTCATCGGCGGCACGAGCCTGATGGGCGGCCGGGGCAGCATGCTGTTGACCTTGCTGGGTACGCTCACGATAGGCTATCTTGAGAAAATCCTGAGCATCAACGCCGTCGGCGAAGCCGGGCGCCTCATGTTGACGGGCGCCATCATCGTCGGCGCGGTGTTGCTGCAGCGGAACGAAAGGTGA
- a CDS encoding right-handed parallel beta-helix repeat-containing protein, whose protein sequence is MFKRSAFVSIVFAFLVFRAGASLGAVETLAGSHERSFTGSSSAEGEGEGEGEGEGEGEGEGEPPLAVVYVNRADASGIADGQAWATAYPTIQEGIDAAFALGGGEVWVAGGKYDEQRGSGGALVMREGVHLYGGFAGTETERGERDWSTHGTTIDGFAANNGVPATPVVRGANNATLDGFTVQGGRGVYAGGMRNDGASPLLRHCVIRNNRVTVLGGGMYNKDGAAPRIYNCVFYNNYSDTHGGAIANDSASPVLVACTISENHAGFRGAGLFNNVDSFPALTDCIVWNNAPEDIGSTGTSHVEMSYSTVGVEFPGQGNILQNPLFRNPSIGNFTLRPGSPAIDRGRDTSSAEFGHVLRDIEGDLRGYDGDQLGLSTADGSDFDMGADEFTGEDMAVYHSADTENDFDIDLSELLRVVQFYNVGAYHCVFGTEDGYAPGAGACETGLPHDSDYAPQDWSITIVELLRMVQLYNAPGGYVADPGGEDGFRPIFDFPTPE, encoded by the coding sequence ATGTTTAAGCGTAGTGCTTTCGTGTCTATCGTGTTCGCATTCTTGGTTTTCCGGGCCGGGGCAAGTCTTGGCGCCGTTGAAACGCTTGCGGGGAGCCACGAACGCTCTTTTACCGGTTCGTCGTCAGCCGAGGGTGAAGGCGAAGGAGAAGGTGAAGGCGAAGGCGAAGGCGAAGGCGAAGGCGAGCCGCCGCTGGCGGTGGTCTATGTCAATCGGGCGGATGCGAGCGGTATTGCGGATGGACAGGCGTGGGCTACTGCGTATCCCACGATTCAGGAAGGCATCGACGCTGCGTTTGCCTTGGGGGGGGGCGAGGTGTGGGTCGCGGGCGGCAAGTACGACGAACAGCGGGGCAGCGGCGGCGCTTTGGTGATGCGTGAAGGAGTTCATTTGTATGGCGGGTTCGCGGGAACGGAGACGGAGCGGGGCGAACGTGACTGGAGCACGCACGGGACGACAATCGATGGATTCGCGGCGAACAACGGCGTGCCCGCTACGCCCGTGGTGCGCGGTGCGAACAATGCCACGCTGGACGGGTTCACGGTTCAGGGCGGACGCGGCGTATACGCCGGGGGCATGCGTAACGACGGCGCGTCGCCTCTGTTGCGGCACTGCGTAATTCGCAACAACCGCGTGACGGTGCTGGGCGGCGGAATGTACAACAAGGATGGCGCGGCGCCGCGCATCTACAACTGCGTCTTCTACAACAACTACAGCGACACGCACGGCGGCGCCATCGCGAACGACAGCGCGTCGCCCGTGCTGGTCGCGTGCACTATAAGTGAAAACCACGCTGGCTTCCGCGGCGCGGGTCTCTTCAACAACGTGGATTCCTTTCCAGCGCTCACCGACTGCATCGTCTGGAACAATGCACCGGAGGACATCGGGAGCACCGGCACGAGCCACGTGGAAATGAGTTACTCGACCGTCGGCGTCGAGTTTCCCGGCCAGGGCAATATCCTTCAGAATCCGCTTTTCCGCAACCCCTCGATCGGCAATTTTACGCTGCGGCCCGGCTCGCCCGCCATCGACCGCGGGCGCGACACGAGTTCCGCCGAATTCGGCCATGTGCTGCGCGACATCGAAGGTGATCTGCGCGGCTACGACGGCGATCAGCTTGGCCTTTCCACCGCGGACGGGTCCGACTTTGACATGGGCGCCGACGAGTTCACGGGTGAAGACATGGCCGTCTACCACTCCGCCGACACGGAAAACGATTTCGACATCGACCTCTCCGAACTGCTGCGCGTCGTCCAGTTCTACAACGTCGGCGCCTACCATTGCGTGTTCGGTACGGAAGACGGATATGCGCCCGGTGCCGGCGCCTGTGAAACCGGCTTGCCGCACGATAGCGACTACGCACCGCAGGACTGGTCGATCACCATCGTCGAATTGCTGCGCATGGTCCAGCTATACAACGCGCCAGGCGGCTACGTGGCCGACCCCGGCGGTGAAGACGGATTCCGCCCAATCTTCGATTTCCCCACCCCGGAATGA